From Labeo rohita strain BAU-BD-2019 chromosome 18, IGBB_LRoh.1.0, whole genome shotgun sequence, the proteins below share one genomic window:
- the dut gene encoding deoxyuridine 5'-triphosphate nucleotidohydrolase, mitochondrial isoform X2 — MLIRLVSVTAVRGLNVFVAGRGTGVTEAVSPHKRSKSDAANGYEEQMVLKFAKLTENATTPSRGSNRAAGFDLYSAYDYSIGPMDKALVKTDIQIAVPHGYYGRVAPRSGLAVKHFIDVGAGVVDEDYRGNLGVVLFNFNKEPFEVKKGDRIAQLICERICYPQLQELQTLDDTERGAGGFGSTGTN; from the exons ATGTTGATCCGGCTTGTTTCTGTCACTGCTGTTCGCGGTTTAAACGTGTTTGTGGCCGGACGCGGCACTGGAG TTACAGAAGCGGTTTCTCCGCACAAGAGAAGCAAGAGTGATGCAGCGAACGGATATGAAGAACAAATGGTGCTGAAATTCGCCAAACTGACAGAAAACGCCACGACACCGAGCCGAGGATCGAACCGAGCCGCGGGATTCGATCTGTACAG TGCGTATGACTACAGCATCGGCCCCATGGATAAAGCTCTGGTCAAGACCGATATCCAGATCGCGGTTCCGCACGGATACTACGGCCGAGTCG CTCCTCGCTCGGGTCTTGCGGTGAAGCACTTCATCGACGTTGGCG CTGGTGTGGTCGACGAGGACTACAGGGGGAATCTGGGAGTCGTGCTGTTCAACTTCAACAAAGAGCCGTTTGAAG TGAAGAAAGGCGACCGCATCGCTCAGCTGATCTGTGAGAGAATCTGTTACCCACAGCTGCAGGAGTTACAG ACACTGGATGATACTGAGAGAGGAGCGGGAGGCTTCGGCTCCACCGGCACCAACTGA
- the dut gene encoding deoxyuridine 5'-triphosphate nucleotidohydrolase, mitochondrial isoform X3 has product MLIRLVSVTAVRGLNVFVAGRGTGEAVSPHKRSKSDAANGYEEQMVLKFAKLTENATTPSRGSNRAAGFDLYSAYDYSIGPMDKALVKTDIQIAVPHGYYGRVAPRSGLAVKHFIDVGAGVVDEDYRGNLGVVLFNFNKEPFEVKKGDRIAQLICERICYPQLQELQTLDDTERGAGGFGSTGTN; this is encoded by the exons ATGTTGATCCGGCTTGTTTCTGTCACTGCTGTTCGCGGTTTAAACGTGTTTGTGGCCGGACGCGGCACTGGAG AAGCGGTTTCTCCGCACAAGAGAAGCAAGAGTGATGCAGCGAACGGATATGAAGAACAAATGGTGCTGAAATTCGCCAAACTGACAGAAAACGCCACGACACCGAGCCGAGGATCGAACCGAGCCGCGGGATTCGATCTGTACAG TGCGTATGACTACAGCATCGGCCCCATGGATAAAGCTCTGGTCAAGACCGATATCCAGATCGCGGTTCCGCACGGATACTACGGCCGAGTCG CTCCTCGCTCGGGTCTTGCGGTGAAGCACTTCATCGACGTTGGCG CTGGTGTGGTCGACGAGGACTACAGGGGGAATCTGGGAGTCGTGCTGTTCAACTTCAACAAAGAGCCGTTTGAAG TGAAGAAAGGCGACCGCATCGCTCAGCTGATCTGTGAGAGAATCTGTTACCCACAGCTGCAGGAGTTACAG ACACTGGATGATACTGAGAGAGGAGCGGGAGGCTTCGGCTCCACCGGCACCAACTGA
- the dut gene encoding deoxyuridine 5'-triphosphate nucleotidohydrolase, mitochondrial isoform X5, with the protein MIPLHMNQQNGDSHKHAMEEAVSPHKRSKSDAANGYEEQMVLKFAKLTENATTPSRGSNRAAGFDLYSAYDYSIGPMDKALVKTDIQIAVPHGYYGRVAPRSGLAVKHFIDVGAGVVDEDYRGNLGVVLFNFNKEPFEVKKGDRIAQLICERICYPQLQELQTLDDTERGAGGFGSTGTN; encoded by the exons ATGATTCCGCTTCATATGAATCAACAAAACGGAGACTCACACAAGCACGCGATGGAAG AAGCGGTTTCTCCGCACAAGAGAAGCAAGAGTGATGCAGCGAACGGATATGAAGAACAAATGGTGCTGAAATTCGCCAAACTGACAGAAAACGCCACGACACCGAGCCGAGGATCGAACCGAGCCGCGGGATTCGATCTGTACAG TGCGTATGACTACAGCATCGGCCCCATGGATAAAGCTCTGGTCAAGACCGATATCCAGATCGCGGTTCCGCACGGATACTACGGCCGAGTCG CTCCTCGCTCGGGTCTTGCGGTGAAGCACTTCATCGACGTTGGCG CTGGTGTGGTCGACGAGGACTACAGGGGGAATCTGGGAGTCGTGCTGTTCAACTTCAACAAAGAGCCGTTTGAAG TGAAGAAAGGCGACCGCATCGCTCAGCTGATCTGTGAGAGAATCTGTTACCCACAGCTGCAGGAGTTACAG ACACTGGATGATACTGAGAGAGGAGCGGGAGGCTTCGGCTCCACCGGCACCAACTGA
- the dut gene encoding deoxyuridine 5'-triphosphate nucleotidohydrolase, mitochondrial isoform X1: MCSFAVNTSCSSTTTQNPSRPGHSDLRARGNQGSHLFSHITCSVTAASRVSKMPCSEVTEAVSPHKRSKSDAANGYEEQMVLKFAKLTENATTPSRGSNRAAGFDLYSAYDYSIGPMDKALVKTDIQIAVPHGYYGRVAPRSGLAVKHFIDVGAGVVDEDYRGNLGVVLFNFNKEPFEVKKGDRIAQLICERICYPQLQELQTLDDTERGAGGFGSTGTN, translated from the exons ATGTGCTCTTTTGCCGTTAATACGTCATGTAGCAGTACCACCACTCAGAATCCTTCCCGCCCGGGTCATTCTGACTTACGCGCGCGCGGGAATCAAGGCTCACATCTATTCAGTCACATCACATGCTCAGTCACTGCAGCCTCGCGCGTCAGTAAAATGCCTTGCTCTGAAGTTACAGAAGCGGTTTCTCCGCACAAGAGAAGCAAGAGTGATGCAGCGAACGGATATGAAGAACAAATGGTGCTGAAATTCGCCAAACTGACAGAAAACGCCACGACACCGAGCCGAGGATCGAACCGAGCCGCGGGATTCGATCTGTACAG TGCGTATGACTACAGCATCGGCCCCATGGATAAAGCTCTGGTCAAGACCGATATCCAGATCGCGGTTCCGCACGGATACTACGGCCGAGTCG CTCCTCGCTCGGGTCTTGCGGTGAAGCACTTCATCGACGTTGGCG CTGGTGTGGTCGACGAGGACTACAGGGGGAATCTGGGAGTCGTGCTGTTCAACTTCAACAAAGAGCCGTTTGAAG TGAAGAAAGGCGACCGCATCGCTCAGCTGATCTGTGAGAGAATCTGTTACCCACAGCTGCAGGAGTTACAG ACACTGGATGATACTGAGAGAGGAGCGGGAGGCTTCGGCTCCACCGGCACCAACTGA
- the dut gene encoding deoxyuridine 5'-triphosphate nucleotidohydrolase, mitochondrial isoform X4, with protein sequence MIPLHMNQQNGDSHKHAMEVTEAVSPHKRSKSDAANGYEEQMVLKFAKLTENATTPSRGSNRAAGFDLYSAYDYSIGPMDKALVKTDIQIAVPHGYYGRVAPRSGLAVKHFIDVGAGVVDEDYRGNLGVVLFNFNKEPFEVKKGDRIAQLICERICYPQLQELQTLDDTERGAGGFGSTGTN encoded by the exons ATGATTCCGCTTCATATGAATCAACAAAACGGAGACTCACACAAGCACGCGATGGAAG TTACAGAAGCGGTTTCTCCGCACAAGAGAAGCAAGAGTGATGCAGCGAACGGATATGAAGAACAAATGGTGCTGAAATTCGCCAAACTGACAGAAAACGCCACGACACCGAGCCGAGGATCGAACCGAGCCGCGGGATTCGATCTGTACAG TGCGTATGACTACAGCATCGGCCCCATGGATAAAGCTCTGGTCAAGACCGATATCCAGATCGCGGTTCCGCACGGATACTACGGCCGAGTCG CTCCTCGCTCGGGTCTTGCGGTGAAGCACTTCATCGACGTTGGCG CTGGTGTGGTCGACGAGGACTACAGGGGGAATCTGGGAGTCGTGCTGTTCAACTTCAACAAAGAGCCGTTTGAAG TGAAGAAAGGCGACCGCATCGCTCAGCTGATCTGTGAGAGAATCTGTTACCCACAGCTGCAGGAGTTACAG ACACTGGATGATACTGAGAGAGGAGCGGGAGGCTTCGGCTCCACCGGCACCAACTGA